One genomic segment of Ancylobacter sp. IITR112 includes these proteins:
- a CDS encoding amidase: MDISELYDSSDAVALAEHVARRDVTPGELLDEALARVAARNPRINAVTMLREDVARRLIEEGLPEGPLRGVPFLLKDLGAEAVDFPSNNGSRLFADTRYGQDSAIYARLRAAGLVTFGRTTSPEGGVGPTTEAAVYGGPTRNPWNLDHTPGGSSGGAAAAVAAGILPAAHGSDGGGSVRIPASSCGLFGFKATRARTPDGPYVGEGWAGMAIDGFLTRSVRDTAALLDITQGPDLGAPYVAPPLEASFTTALARRDGPFTIAFTLTTLTGAPIAPECRAAVEAAARLLESLGHHLVEARPEADTAGMMEAWTKIVGCGTALTVESAVRRRGRPLGDDEIESVARSAVEYARGISGADYLNAVNKVHAYGREMAAFFQRADFLLTATLAEPPAKLGRFDHAGRDYLAYRMGPDGVFAYSPFTAAFNASGQPAASLPLHWTADGLPVGIHLAAPFGHDEALLGLCARLEEASPWAGRRPPIAC; encoded by the coding sequence ATGGATATCAGCGAACTCTACGATTCGAGCGACGCCGTCGCCCTGGCCGAACATGTCGCCCGGCGCGACGTGACCCCCGGCGAATTGCTGGACGAGGCGCTGGCGCGCGTCGCCGCCCGCAATCCCCGGATCAACGCCGTGACGATGCTGCGCGAGGACGTGGCGCGCCGGCTGATCGAGGAGGGACTGCCGGAAGGGCCGCTGCGCGGCGTGCCATTCCTGCTCAAGGATCTCGGCGCCGAGGCGGTGGATTTCCCCTCCAATAATGGCTCGCGCCTCTTCGCCGATACGCGCTACGGCCAGGATTCGGCGATCTATGCCCGGCTGCGCGCCGCCGGCCTTGTCACCTTCGGCCGCACCACCTCGCCGGAAGGCGGTGTCGGCCCGACCACCGAGGCGGCGGTCTATGGCGGGCCGACGCGCAATCCGTGGAATCTCGACCATACGCCCGGCGGCTCCTCCGGCGGCGCGGCGGCGGCGGTGGCCGCGGGCATCCTGCCGGCGGCGCATGGGTCGGATGGCGGCGGCTCGGTGCGGATTCCCGCCTCCTCCTGCGGGCTGTTCGGCTTCAAGGCGACCCGCGCCCGTACCCCGGACGGACCCTATGTCGGCGAAGGCTGGGCCGGCATGGCGATCGACGGCTTCCTCACCCGTTCGGTGCGCGACACGGCGGCGCTGCTCGACATCACCCAGGGCCCGGACCTCGGCGCCCCCTATGTCGCCCCGCCGCTGGAAGCCTCCTTCACCACGGCGCTGGCGCGGCGCGACGGGCCGTTCACCATCGCCTTCACCCTCACTACCCTCACTGGCGCTCCCATCGCACCGGAATGCCGGGCGGCGGTGGAGGCGGCGGCGCGGCTGCTGGAGAGCCTCGGCCATCATCTGGTGGAGGCGCGCCCCGAGGCCGATACCGCCGGCATGATGGAGGCCTGGACCAAGATTGTCGGCTGCGGCACGGCGCTGACGGTGGAAAGCGCGGTTCGCCGGCGCGGCCGTCCGCTGGGCGACGACGAGATCGAAAGCGTCGCCCGTTCGGCGGTGGAGTATGCGCGCGGCATCAGCGGCGCCGATTATCTCAACGCGGTCAACAAGGTGCACGCTTATGGCCGGGAAATGGCCGCGTTCTTCCAGCGCGCCGACTTCCTGCTGACCGCCACCCTGGCCGAGCCGCCGGCCAAGCTCGGGCGCTTCGACCATGCCGGCCGCGACTATCTCGCCTACCGCATGGGGCCGGACGGGGTGTTCGCCTATTCGCCCTTCACCGCCGCCTTCAACGCTTCCGGCCAGCCCGCCGCCTCGCTGCCGCTGCACTGGACGGCGGACGGGCTGCCGGTCGGTATCCACCTCGCCGCTCCCTTCGGCCACGACGAAGCCCTCCTCGGCCTCTGCGCCCGCCTCGAGGAAGCCTCTCCCTGGGCCGGTCGCCGCCCGCCGATTGCCTGTTAA